In Glycine max cultivar Williams 82 chromosome 7, Glycine_max_v4.0, whole genome shotgun sequence, a single window of DNA contains:
- the LOC100809199 gene encoding pentatricopeptide repeat-containing protein At2g33760, producing MEGKERRRKSAEYEAVVSAGPHLRRLQQAHAHLVVTGCHRSRALLTKLLTLSCAAGSIAYTRRLFRSVSDPDSFLFNSLIKASSNFGFSLDAVFFYRRMLHSRIVPSTYTFTSVIKACADLSLLRLGTIVHSHVFVSGYASNSFVQAALVTFYAKSCTPRVARKVFDEMPQRSIIAWNSMISGYEQNGLASEAVEVFNKMRESGGEPDSATFVSVLSACSQLGSLDLGCWLHECIVGTGIRMNVVLATSLVNMFSRCGDVGRARAVFDSMNEGNVVSWTAMISGYGMHGYGVEAMEVFHRMKACGVVPNRVTYVAVLSACAHAGLINEGRLVFASMKQEYGVVPGVEHHVCMVDMFGRGGLLNEAYQFVRGLSSEELVPAVWTAMLGACKMHKNFDLGVEVAENLISAEPENPGHYVLLSNMYALAGRMDRVESVRNVMIQRGLKKQVGYSTIDVENRSYLFSMGDKSHPETNEIYCYLDELMWRCKDAGYAPAPESAMHELEEEEREYALRYHSEKLAVAFGLMKTCHGVTLRIVKNLRICEDCHSAIKFISVVMNREIIVRDKLRFHHFREGSCSCSDYW from the coding sequence atggaaggaaaagaaaggagaagaaaatctGCAGAATACGAAGCAGTGGTAAGTGCAGGCCCGCACCTGAGACGCCTCCAACAAGCCCACGCTCACCTGGTGGTGACAGGCTGTCACCGGAGCCGCGCTCTGCTCACGAAGCTCCTCACGCTATCGTGCGCCGCGGGTTCCATCGCCTACACTCGCCGCCTCTTCCGTTCCGTTTCCGACCCAGATTCTTTCCTCTTCAATTCCCTCATCAAAGCCTCTTCAAACTTCGGTTTTTCCCTCGACGCCGTTTTCTTCTACCGTCGCATGCTACACTCTCGCATTGTTCCTTCCACTTACACCTTCACCTCCGTCATCAAGGCCTGCGCCGATCTTTCCCTCCTCCGACTCGGCACGATCGTTCATTCCCACGTTTTCGTTTCTGGGTATGCCTCAAATTCCTTCGTCCAAGCCGCATTAGTCACGTTCTACGCGAAATCGTGCACCCCTCGTGTTGCCCGGAAGGTATTCGATGAAATGCCTCAGAGAAGTATCATAGCTTGGAACTCCATGATTTCGGGGTACGAGCAGAACGGGCTTGCCAGTGAGGCTGTGGAGGTTTTTAACAAAATGCGTGAGTCCGGGGGCGAGCCGGATTCTGCGACTTTCGTTTCAGTGTTATCTGCTTGCTCTCAACTGGGATCGCTTGACTTGGGGTGTTGGCTGCATGAGTGCATTGTTGGGACTGGAATTAGAATGAACGTGGTTCTTGCTACCTCGTTGGTGAACATGTTTTCACGGTGTGGTGACGTGGGAAGAGCACGTGCTGTTTTTGATTCGATGAATGAAGGGAATGTTGTTTCATGGACGGCTATGATATCCGGTTACGGGATGCATGGCTATGGTGTTGAGGCAATGGAGGTTTTTCATCGAATGAAGGCATGTGGGGTGGTGCCTAATAGAGTCACTTATGTTGCTGTGTTATCTGCATGTGCGCATGCAGGGCTAATTAACGAAGGGCGTTTAGTGTTTGCAAGCATGAAGCAAGAGTATGGTGTGGTGCCAGGAGTGGAGCACCATGTTTGCATGGTTGATATGTTTGGGCGAGGTGGGTTGCTCAATGAGGCATACCAGTTTGTTAGAGGGCTTAGTTCTGAGGAGCTTGTTCCAGCGGTGTGGACTGCGATGCTTGGAGCTTGCAAGATGCATAAGAATTTTGACCTTGGTGTGGAGGTTGCTGAGAATCTCATCTCTGCAGAACCAGAGAATCCTGGCCATTATGTGTTGCTTTCTAACATGTATGCATTGGCGGGGAGGATGGATAGAGTGGAATCTGTTAGGAATGTGATGATCCAAAGAGGCCTTAAGAAGCAAGTGGGTTATAGCACCATAGATGTCGAAAACAGGAGTTACCTTTTTAGCATGGGTGACAAGTCTCACCCTGAGACTAATGAGATTTACTGTTATTTGGATGAGTTGATGTGGAGGTGTAAGGATGCAGGCTATGCACCTGCGCCCGAGTCCGCGATGCACgagttggaagaagaagaaagggagtATGCCCTCAGATACCACAGTGAGAAGCTAGCAGTAGCATTTGGGCTGATGAAAACTTGCCATGGGGTGACTCTCAGGATTGTCAAGAACCTTAGGATATGTGAAGACTGTCATTCAGCTATTAAGTTCATCTCTGTTGTAATGAATAGAGAGATAATTGTTCGGGATAAACTTCGTTTCCATCATTTTAGAGAAGGCTCGTGTTCTTGTTCAGATTATTGGTGA
- the LOC100809740 gene encoding probable ubiquitin-conjugating enzyme E2 24, which yields MDPIISDSDWETSSDSNSSEDQEEIDFLYGGKAQSILSSLEESIGRIDDFLSFERAFVHGDVVCSLSDPSGQMGRVTSVDLFVDLESIKGKVLKNVNSKKLLRIRSISEGDYVIKGPWLGRVQRVVDKVTVLFDDGAKCDITALEREKLLPLTGNFPEDWQFPFYPGQRVKVKFSSASKSTRWLCDTWRDNHDEGAVCAVEAGLVYVNWISHVLVGCNLSMSAPKCWQDSKNLTVLSFFSHANWQLGDWCMLSVADQKEQITQQAPIGDLTMEHCVSRGYKRSNLNSNIGELFIIGKIKTKVDVVWQNGEHTLGLDPENLLPVNVINTHEFWPHQFVLEKGASDDPPKASSQRWGVVQCMDAKECTVQVQWKTMSTSDPNNLAGDKLEETLSAYELVEHPDYSCFFGDIMFKAAQKQLGNQADKEQAKPVTNFNAEAVTKNGNQMSYQDEFPDNHFMSCIGSVTGFQDGDVEVTWATGFTTKVAPYEIFRIEKHEGSTVTPTPYETNVEELTHEMIEHRSLPSSDKKGKDLLNGDGTRKNCEKNLGECSSFSLPRAAFELFSSIKASIFQTFSGTLLSGAVSSVPTFEKENGYAYPDKKDSETCDLFTEQHPMTELQYTEDKTSYPENIKIHEKNDFPFSLDSNSSNQFKQFDVKENCPDHHFFVQGKGLSISQVKRSWVKKVQQEWSILEKNLPETIYVCAFEERMDLMRAAIVGASGTPYHEGLFFFDICFPPEYPNKPPMVHYNSGGLRLNPNLYESGKICLSLLNTWTGTGTEVWNPGASTILQVLLSLQALVLNEKPYFNEAGYDQQIGRAEGEKNSVSYNENALLVTTKSMMYLLRKPPKHFEELVEEHFRKRYQHILLACKAYLEGASIGCAFDSEKNEHENQKGTSTGFKIMLAKLFPKLVEAFSDKGIDCSQFVDLQK from the exons ATGGATCCTATCATTAGTGATTCAGACTGGGAAACTTCCAGTGACAGCAACAGCAGTGAGGATCAAGAGGAAATCGATTTTCTATACGGTGGAAAAGCTCAGAGTATATTGTCAAGTTTAGAGGAAAGCATTGGTAGGATCGatgattttctttcatttgagagagcatttgttCATGGAGATGTGGTCTGCTCCTTGTCAGACCCATCTGGACAAATGGGGAGGGTCACAAGTGTGGATTTGTTTGTGGATTTGGAAAGTATTAAaggaaaagtattaaaaaatgtgAACTCTAAGAAACTTTTGAGGATTCGCTCCATTTCAGAAGGTGATTATGTAATTAAGGGGCCGTGGCTTGGTCGAGTTCAGAGGGTGGTGGACAAAGTGACTGTATTGTTTGATGATGGAGCTAAATGTGATATCACtgccttggaaagagagaaGCTTTTACCACTGACTGGTAATTTTCCTGAAGACTGGCAGTTTCCATTCTATCCAGGGCAGAGAGTAAAGGTTAAGTTCTCCAGTGCTTCTAAATCAACTAGATGGCTATGTGACACTTGGAGAGACAATCATGATGAAGGAGCTGTTTGTGCTGTGGAAGCAGGCTTGGTGTATGTTAATTGGATATCTCATGTTCTTGTGGGTTGCAATTTGAGTATGAGTGCTCCCAAATgctggcaagattctaaaaacTTGACtgtgttatcttttttttcacaTGCAAACTGGCAGCTTGGTGATTGGTGCATGCTCTCAGTTGCAGACCAAAAGGAACAGATTACTCAACAAGCACCTATAGGTGATCTTACTATGGAGCATTGTGTGTCAAGAGGGTATAAGAGAAGCAACCTTAACTCTAACATTGGTGAGTTGTTTATAATTGGGAAGATAAAGACCAAAGTTGATGTTGTATGGCAAAATGGTGAACATACTTTGGGATTGGATCCAGAGAATTTACTCCCAGTGAATGTTATAAACACTCATGAATTTTGGCCTCATCAGTTTGTGCTGGAAAAAGGTGCTTCTGATGATCCTCCTAAAGCTAGCAGTCAAAGATGGGGTGTTGTCCAATGTATGGATGCAAAGGAGTGTACTGTACAGGTACAATGGAAAACAATGTCCACATCCGACCCAAATAATTTGGCTGGAGACAAATTGGAGGAAACTCTGAGTGCCTATGAACTTGTAGAGCACCCAGATTACTCCTGCTTTTTTGGTGATATTATGTTTAAGGCGGCTCAAAAACAGCTGGGTAACCAAGCTGATAAAGAACAAGCAAAACCAGTGACCAACTTTAATGCAGAAGCTGTTACTAAAAATGGGAACCAAATGAGTTATCAGGATGAGTTCCCTGATAATCATTTCATGTCCTGCATTGGCAGCGTTACTGGTTTCCAAGATGGTGATGTGGAGGTTACATGGGCTACTGGTTTCACAACCAAG GTTGCACCTTATGAAATTTTTCGGATTGAGAAACATGAAGGTTCAACTGTAACCCCCACTCCTTATGAGACAAATGTTGAAGAGTTAACTCATGAGATGATTGAACACAGGAGTCTACCTTCTTCTGACAAGAAGGGAAAG GACTTGTTAAATGGTGATGGTACTAGGAAGAATTGTGAAAAGAATCTTGGGGAATGTAGTTCCTTTTCCCTTCCTCGAGCTGCCTTTGAACTTTTCTCCAGCATTAAAGCCAGCATTTTCCAAACTTTTAGTGGAACTCTACTTTCAGGGGCAGTTTCCTCAGTACCTACATTTGAAAAGGAGAATGGATATGCTTATCCAGACAAGAAGGATTCGGAAACTTGTGACCTCTTTACTGAACAACATCCAATGACTGAGTTGCAATATACAGAAGACAAAACTTCATATCCTGAAAATATAAAGATTCATGAGAAGAatgattttccattttctttagACAGCAACAGTTCAAACCAGTTCAAGCAATTTGATGTTAAAGAAAATTGCCCTGACCACCATTTTTTTGTTCAGGGAAAAGGGTTGTCAATATCGCAG GTAAAAAGAAGTTGGGTGAAAAAGGTTCAGCAAGAATGGAGCATCCTCGAGAAAAATCTTCCTG AAACTATTTATGTTTGTGCGTTTGAAGAAAGAATGGATCTCATGCGAGCAGCTATTGTTGGTGCATCTGGAACCCCTTATCATGAAGGGTTGTTTTTCTTTGACATATGCTTCCCTCCGGAGTATCCCAACAAACCACCT ATGGTGCACTACAATTCTGGAGGGCTCCGATTAAATCCTAATCTGTACGAGTCAGGAAAAATTTGTCTGAGTCTCCTGAACACTTGGACAGGCACAGGTACTGAAGTGTGGAACCCTGGAGCCTCCACTATTCTTCAAGTCCTTCTCTCTCTACAGGCACTTGTCCTTAATGAGAAGCCTTATTTCAATGAGGCTGGATATGACCAACAAATCGGCAGAGCTGAGGGAGAGAAAAACTCAGTCAGTTACAATGAAAATGCTCTCCTCGTCACAACCAAATCCATGATGTATCTATTAAGAAAGCCACCAAAG CATTTTGAAGAACTGGTGGAAGAGCACTTCAGAAAGCGCTACCAACATATACTTCTTGCTTGTAAGGCATATCTTGAAGGAGCTTCAATTGGATGTGCTTTTGATagtgaaaaaaatgaacatgaaAACCAGAAGGGTACTTCAACAGGATTTAAAATTATGCTTGCTAAGCTCTTCCCCAAGCTTGTAGAGGCATTTTCTGATAAGGGAATTGATTGCAGTCAGTTTGTTGATCTGCAGAAATAA
- the LOC100780865 gene encoding protein LOL2: MQSQQTVKEEDDEGPPPGWQPLPAQPPPPPRPSGWAQMVCGSCRRLLSYPRGAKHVKCSCCQTVNIVLEADQVGQVKCGSCAVLLMYPYGASQVRCSSCRFVTEIGAHNKRPPWSVQQRKPSPPKTGC, from the exons ATGCAAAGTCAACAAACAGtgaaagaagaagatgatgaaggtcCACCTCCGGGATGGCAACCTCTCCCCGCTCAGCCACCGCCACCGCCACGTCCATCCG GTTGGGCTCAAATGGTTTGCGGTTCTTGTCGTCGCCTGCTTTCATATCCACGAGGTGCCAAACATGTCAAATGTTCATGCTGTCAGACTGTCAACATTGTATTAGAAG CTGATCAGGTTGGGCAAGTTAAGTGTGGCAGTTGTGCGGTATTGCTGATGTACCCATATGGTGCTTCACAAGTTAGATGTTCATCATGCCGATTTGTGACAGAAATTGGG GCACACAACAAGCGGCCTCCATGGTCTGTACAACAAAGGAAGCCATCTCCTCCAAAAACTGGTTGTTAG
- the LOC100780328 gene encoding DNA ligase 1, which translates to MICQRGSFEIREHNIAIRARANAESSTLEFLSTQKLCLHSSLSYEAFAMSASKSGSRKRASEFERAKSDKNKRSATDNFDLDLDFDLSDDIKGIVSALHLIRDKAQKDGQKKNEETISSVGSEVKSMIEGLKSKIEKDRQSFAKALSKSSKEYESSLKNETAKFQAFHENFCKEKATSLQALKDIISKFEEEKEKLFVRYEQLRKKERVMISEQEKACNHKIAQLEDSLRKKKQDDKTFSILRKTLGSFLESTSDEDFPPDD; encoded by the exons ATGATTTGTCAACGTGGAAGTTTTGAAATTAGGGAACATAACATAGCCATTCGAGCGCGCGCAAACGCGGAATCATCAACGCTTGAGTTTCTCTCAACTCAGAAATTGTGTCTTCACTCTTCACTTAGCTACGAAGCGTTCGCAATGTCTGCAAGCAAATCCGGTTCAAGAAAGCGAGCATCCGAATTCGAACGCGCAAAATCTGACAAGAACAAGCGATCAGCCACGGATAACTTCGATCTCGATTTGGATTTCGATCTCTCAGA TGACATCAAAGGAATCGTCTCGGCGCTGCACCTTATCAGAGACAAGGCTCAGAAGGACGGTCAGAAGAAGAACGAAGAGACTATTTCCAG TGTGGGTTCTGAGGTTAAGTCTATGATCGAGGGATTGAAGTCAAAAATTGAGAAGGACAG GCAAAGCTTTGCTAAGGCGCTTTCAAAGAGTTCCAAAGAG TATGAAAGTTCATTGAAGAATGAAACTGCCAAGTTTCAAGCATTTCATGAGAATTTTTGCAAAGAGAAAGCCACTTCTCTGCAAGCCCTGAAAG ATATTATCTCCAAATTtgaagaggaaaaggaaaagctaTTTGTGAGATATGAACAACTGA ggaagaaggaaagagTTATGATATCTGAACAAGAAAAAGCCTGCAATCATAAAATTGCCCAACTGGAAGACTCGTTGAGAAAGAAGAAACAG GATGATAAAACTTTCAGCATTCTAAGGAAAACTCTTGGTTCATTCTTGGAAAGTACCTCGGACGAGGATTTCCCTCCAGATGATTGA
- the LOC100808659 gene encoding CASP-like protein 1C3: MAKTKRLLTLFLRFLAIGATIAAVIVMVTSHESTEVFNLTFTAKYSNDPAFKYFVVAEAIACGYSLILLFTCSQTSLGRLVLILDVVIAMLLTSSVSAALAIAHVGKKGNTHAGWLPICGQVPKFCDHVTGALVAGFAAAIIYLILIFCPLYSAQSPLYL, encoded by the exons ATGGCCAAGACCAAGAGACTCCTCACACTTTTTCTAAGGTTCCTTGCCATTGGAGCAACTATAGCAGCAGTGATCGTTATGGTGACAAGCCATGAATCTACTGAGGTCTTCAACCTAACCTTCACTGCCAAATATAGCAACGATCCAGCATTCAA GTACTTTGTGGTAGCAGAAGCCATAGCATGTGGATACAGCCTAATTCTCCTCTTCACATGTTCCCAAACTTCACTTGGGCGTTTGGTTCTGATCCTTGATGtg GTGATAGCAATGCTACTCACTTCAAGCGTGTCAGCAGCACTAGCAATAGCTCATGTTGGCAAGAAAGGCAACACTCATGCTGGTTGGCTTCCAATTTGTGGACAAGTTCCTAAATTTTGTGACCATGTCACTGGAGCTCTTGTTGCTGGTTTCGCTGCAGCTATAATATacttaatacttattttttgtcCTCTTTACTCTGCTCAGAGCCCCCTCTATCTGTGA